TTTCCAATTAGTTTGTTCTAAAAACAAATTGAGTTCACTTATAAAAGTATGAGGAGCAATATATTTTTTTTCATCGCTAAAGTTACAACGACTAATTCCCTTTATATGTCCAAGCCAAATATTCCCTTTTAGGTCTTCATGAATAGCCTTTCCATTAGTTTCTTCAGCAAAGAGTCCATCTTCTTTTGTATATTTTTCTATATTTATAATTTCTCCGTTTGGCTTCAAATAAAGTTTATTTAGTCCTCGCTGTGTTCCAATCCAAAACTCATTGAGTTTGTCTTTTACAGGCAAAATAGAATAAACTAAATTGGAAGAAAGCCCTTGAGCAGTCTGATAGATTTGAAATTTTTCGCCATCAAAACGATTTAAGCCACCTGTATAGGCCACTATCCAAACCACATCTCTTGAGTCTACATGAAGCTGTAAAAGAAGATTATCTCCTAGTCCTTCCTTTTTTGAATAACGTTTGAAATGTGTTTCTGAAGTTCCCTTTCCGTCCCATTTTATGAGTCCGTTGAAAGTGGCAAGCCAATAATTTCCTTTTGAATCTTTGGCAATATCCATAACTGAATTGGCATCTGTTATTTCTTTTGTAAAGCGATATTTCACTTTTTTAGTAACCAAATCATAACCTACCAAACCAGTTGTCTGCATACAAATCCAAAGAATATTATCAATCTTGACAAGATTTCTGATATAAGTCTCTTCATCTAAGCCAAAACGTCTATTTACATTTTGAACTGCAAATGTTTTTGTATATTTATTTTCTGTAATTTTTAAAATTCCTACTGCACTAGCAGCATACATAGTATCTTGGTAATTCCAAAATGCAGATATTCTACCGTATTTACTATTTGCTTCCAAGACTGTCGAAACTTTATCTATTTTGTCTTCTTCTATAAGTGTAATCCCAGAGCGATAACTTCCTACCCAAACTCTATTTTGTTTGTCACTCAGAACAGAAAAAATAACATTTCCTTCTAATCCTTCTTGAGGTGTGAAATTAGTAAATCTATCTTTGGGAAGCCGAATAAGTCCTTCTCCATGTGCAGCTACCCAAACTGTTCCGTAAAAGTCTTCAAATAAAACACCACTTTCTGCCAAAATTCCTTCTAAGCCATTGTCTTTACTATATGATTTGAGAAATTTTATTTTATTGAGATTATTTTTTTCAAAAACAAATACTTTATTTATTAAATGAGCAGAAATATATAGTTTATTATCAGTTGCTAGTAAAACTTGCCATTCAGAAACAGGTGAAAAACCATCAGGAATTAGATGTTTAGGAAACCTTACTTCTTGGGCATTTTTTGTTTTATTATTGTAGAAAAATAATTTGCTTTCTTCATTAGATTTGTCAGAAGACCAAATCCAATGATTATCCTGATAATCTTGATGAGCTAAAATAAGTATTCTTGTATTTAAACTATCAGAAATAGATTTTGGGTATTCTTTTTTTTCAAATTCTTGCCCATTAAAAACAAAAATATCTTTTCCATAAGTAATATAAGTCTGAAATTTCTTACTATTTTTTAGAGAAATGAGGGATAAATCTGTTCGTTGAAACCCTATTTGATTATACTTTCTAAATGTTTTTTGGTTGTTGGGTTTCCAATAAAGTATATTTTTAATGTCTTCTCCTCCTCCAAAAGCTAATACCCAAACATTATTCCATTCATCTATCGCAACCCTTCCACCTACAGAGAGTTTGTCTTCTAATTCAGGATAGGAAGTAAAGGCTTTTCCATCATAATTTGAAATGCTTCTATTTTGAGAAAGAATCCATATACTAGAATCAGGAGCAGCAGCAATGGCACTAATCAAATTACTATTTAATCCATCTTTTTCATCAAAAACTCTGTATTTATCTTGTTCTAAAAGCCCAATTCCTCCTCCGTTTGTTCCTACCCAAATTCTACCTTTCAAATCTTCTACAACTGCCTGAGAAGTAGGTATTTCAGATTGAGGTAAACCATGTTTTATCCCATAATTTCTGAAAAAATACTGTTGTGCATAGACAGAAGAGCAGCATAGCAATACACTATGTACTAGCACAACAAAAAGTAGAGAATGAAAATATTTCATAAAAGTTAAGGGGAGCTATAAATAACAAATTATAGCAAAACTAGATTTTATATAAATTGGATGTAAGAAAATAAATTTCCAATAAATGAGTTTCTCAAGATGTTTATAATAGAATGATTTATCTAGCATATTGTTTGAGATATAGTTAAACAAAATTAACCATTTTTAATCGCTTGCGAAATTTCATTCCATTATTTATATTTTCTATATTTTAAATCCAATAACTAGAACGTCATCTATCTGATGCTCATTTCCAGAGTCTTTCCATTCCTTAAACTCTGTGGCAATTGCTATGTTTTGTTTTTTGATAGGTAATGAGGAAATACTTTTGAGATACTCTTGAAAACGCCTAGACATGTATTTTCGCTTTTCCAAGCCTCCAAACTGGTCTTGAAAGCCATCTGAATAGATATAAAAAACACTATCTTCTCGTGGAATAATTGTATGTTCTTTAAAAGGTTTTTGTCCGTGCTTATCAAAACCACCAACTGGAAAACGGTCTCCTTTTATGATTTCAGCCTGATTATCATGAACATGAAGAAGTGGATTTTTTGCGCCTGCAAAAGTCAGGATATTCGTTTCTTTATCTATGACACAAATTGACATATCCATTCCATCACGATTGTTGGTTTTAGCTTGATTGAGATGGCGACGAACATTTTCATTGAGTGCATCCAAAATTTTGGCAGGAGAAAGAATACGTTTACTCTCAACAATTTCATACAAAAGATTACTTCCAATGACCGACATAAATGCCCCAGGAACGCCATGTCCTGTGCAATCTACAGCAGCAATAACAATCTTATTTTCTACTTCTGCGAGCCAATAAAAATCTCCAGAAACAATATCACGAGGTTGATAAAAGACAAAAGAGTCTTCTAAAATTGTTTTTACACGCTCATCGGATGGTAGCATAGCATCTTGAATTCGCTTTGCATAATTGATACTTGCTGTAATATTTTTGTTTTTTTCTTGAATATTGTCATACGCATCAGCTAGTTTGAGCTGTTGTGCTTCTAACTCTTGATTTTTATCTAAAATCTCATTGTTTCTGTTGACTACTTCTACCGTTCTTTCTTCTACTAAACGAGAAAGACGTTTTCTGCTTGCTTCCAAACTGCTTGTACGCCAATTTATTAAGCCAAATACAATTCCTACTACCAGCAATAAGCCTAAAATTCGTGCTGTCCAAGTTTGATACCAGTAGGGTTCTATTTTAAATTCAAAAGTAGCTTCTTCTCCCCATTCTCCGTCCTCTCCAAGTCTAGAACGAACATGAAAAATATATTTTTTGGCAGGAAGATTCGAATAAGTAGCTTCTGTTTTATCAGTTGGAATGAGCCAATCTTTATTCAGTCCTTCTAACCACCATTGATATTGAATAGCTTTAGGATTAGAAAAATCAGTAGAATAAAAATCAAAATTGAGTGTGTTTTGTTCTGCGCTCAATGTTAAGTTTTGAGGTAGATTATTCCATGCTGAGATTGAATCAAAATAGTCTATGTAAGCAGAGTCACTCCAAGAAGTTTGATTTAAAGATAAATTGACTTCACTAATAAATGTTTTTGGAAGAACTACTTTTTTGTCTTGTGAAAAATCACATTTTGTAACTCCGTTGAGATGTCCAACCCAAATATTTCCTTTACTGTCTTCAAAAATGGCTTTCGAATTGGATTCATCTCCAAAAAAACCTTCTTCTTTTCCATACTTTTCTACTCGCATTAGCTTTCCATCACTTCTGAAATAGGCTTTATTTAGTCCTAATTGTGTTCCTATCCAAAACTGATCTAATTTGTTTTTTATAGGAAGAATGGAATAAATAATATCTGATGAAAGTCCTTGAGGAGTTTGATAGATTTGAAATGTTTTTCCATCAAAGCGATTTAGTCCACCTGAATAAGCAATAATCCAAATAATATCTTTTTTATCGATGTAGAGTTGTAGAAGTAAATTATCTCCTAATCCATCTTGTGTTGTAAAACGTTGAAAGTTTGATTTTTGTGTCCCTTTTCCATCCCATTTTACTAATCCTGCAAAGGTAGCAAACCAATAATTTCCTTTTGAATCTTGCTTAGTATCCATTACACTAGTTCCTCCTAGCTCATTTTGACCAAATGTATATTTTAGACTGTCGTCTTTCAAATCATATCCGACCACTCCAGAACCTTGCGTTCCGACCCAAATAATACTGTCTATTTCCACAATACTTCTAGCAAAAGTACCTGCTGGAAAGCCAAATTTCTGATTAATAAGATTAGCTATAAACGTATTTTTTTTAGTATCTTCTTTAATTTCCAAAACACCTGCACCAGTAGCAGCATAAGTAGTAGAATCCATTTGTAAAAAACCAGACATTCTAGCAAAACCACTCAAAACAGGAATAATGGTTTTTAAATTGTTATTTTCATATAGTGTAACTCCTCCTGCCGAACTTCCCAACCAAATTCTATTTTTAGTATCTTCATGCACTGAAAAAATAATTTCTCCTTGTAATCCATCTTTTGCTGTATAGTTGGTAAATTTTTCTCTAGGCAATTGTACAATTCCTTTTCCACGAGTCCCAACCCAAACAACTCCATATTTGTCTTCGAAAATAGTACCACTACCACCCATAATTCCTGTAAAACCATTGACTGCCCCATAGCTATTGAGAAAATTATGATTTTTATCAAAAACAAAAATTGTATTAATAGGGTGTGCCACTACATAAACCTTATCATCAGAAGCCACAAAAACTTGCCACGCTATATTGGGAGCTAGACCTGCTTGGATTCTGTTTTGAGGAAATTTTATTTTATCATATTCTCTTTTTTTTGTATCAAAAAATAATAAATCATTTAGTCCAGTTGTAATATCAGTTGTCCAAATCCAATGATTTTTATTATGGTCTTTGTGTGTTAAAAATAAATTTTTATTTCGAAAAAGTGAATCACTAGCTACTGTTTTGGGATATATTACTTCTTCAAATTTTTTTCCATTAAAGACATAACATTTTCCTTTGTGAGTCAAGTAGGTTTCAAAATCAGATGTATGAGTTAGAAATAAAGCAGGTGCTGGAAGATTTCCCAAATTAGGTTGTTTGTATTCTCTAAATATTTTTTCATCTTTTGGTTTCCAATAAAGAGTATTATTTATTCCTACACCTCCTCCATTAGCCATTACCCATACATTTTGCCATTTATCTATAGATAAAGTTCCACCTAAAGACATTGTCCCATTTAGTTCTGGAAAGGATGTAAAATTTATGCCATCATATTTTGAGATATTTTTATTTTGAGACAGAATCCAGATATTTCCTTTAGTATCTTCTACTATACTACTAATTAAGTTGCTATTTAAACCATCTTTTATTCCAAAAACTCTATACTTGTTTTGTTCTAAGAGTGCAAGCCCTCCTCCATTTGTGCCTATCCAAATTCTATCTCTTGAATCTGTTATTCCTGCTTGAGGAGTTGGAAGTTCGGATTGTGGAAGACCGTGTTCTAAGCCATAAGTCCTAAATAAATATTGTTGAGCGAACAAATTAGAAGAGAGCCAAAAGCAACAACTAATTAGAAGAAGAAATATATACAAATTTTTCATAGAATCATTTTTTAGCATCAAGACTGTTTTCCTATATTTTATGATGTTGCTTTTCTTTAGGATTATTTTTAAGAATATAAATGAAGTCATAAGCAAATTACTATTTTCAAGGCAGATATACAATATAAATGATTAGGATTTGCTTTTTTTTAAGATTGATAGATTTTTCTTGATATATCTCCAAATTTATCTTAAAAATTCAATCAGTAATTTTACATTTGTTGCTGCAATAAAACAATTTCTTACGTAGGGTAAAAGTAAGTTTGTAAATAGGAGATAAATTATACCAAAATGTCTCAATTTTTCTCTTTTACAGTATGATTAACCTTAATACATAAGCTAAAAGCTCATTTGGTTGCTTCTAATCCATTTTAGAAATTATTTTCAATTCAATTTTATGTCATCAAAATCAATCTTGAAAGAATTTTTCCTTTCATTGTGCCTTTCTTTTCAAACAGTAAAAAAAACGTCTTTTCTAATTCTTTTACTAGTAGCTTGCTTTTTTAGTATTCCTGTTTTTTCTCAAACTCCAACTACCAATTCTACCACAAAAAAGCATACAATTAGTGGTTTTGTTAGAGAAGTTGAAAGCTCTGAAACACTTATCGGAGTAAGTATTTATAACCCAAAAACAAAACAAGGAACAGTTACAAATAGCTATGGTTTTTATTCACTTACATTACAAGAAGATACTGTTTCTTTGATTTATTCCTACATTGGTTATGAAGCACAAGCGCATCAAATTATTTTAGATAAAGATATTAATCTTGATATTTCTTTAGATTTTGACGAAGCTCTTGAAGCTGTTGTTATTGTTGCTGATAAAGATTCTGAACCAATTAGCGAGCAAGTACAGATGAGCCAAGTTAGTATTCCTGTCGAACAAATCAAAGATATTCCTGCACTTTTAGGAGAAAAAGATGTCATCAAAGCTCTCCAACTTTTACCTGGAGTTCAAGGTGGTACAGAAGGTAGTTCAGGACTTTATGTGCGAGGAGGAAATAATGACCAAAATTTAATTCTTTTAGATGAAGCTCCTGTTTATAACGCTTCACATTTATTTGGATTCTTTTCTGTTTTTAATGGGGATGCAATTAAGCAAGTCGAACTCACAAAAGGTGGTTTTCCTGCTCGTTATGGTGGGCGTTTGTCGTCTGTTTTGGATATGCGTTTGAAGGAAGGAAACAAAAATAAAGTTTCTGGAGAAGGTGGAATTGGTCTTATTTCTTCAAGGTTACTTTTGGAAGTTCCTGTAGTAAAAGACAAATCTTCTTTTATTATTTCTGGAAGAAGAACTTATATTGATATTTTGACACGCCCACTTATGCCCAAAGACTTTACAGTAGGTTATTACTTTTATGATTTGAATGCTAAATTTAATTACGATTTTAGTAGAAAAGACAAGCTATTTGTTTCAGGCTATTTTGGTAGAGATAAATTCTATGCAAGAGATAATTATAGTTCCAATAATCAAAATGAGAGCTTTGAGTCAGGTATAAATTGGGGAAATGCAACGACAACAGTTCGTTGGAATCACTTATACAACAACAAATTATTTAGTAATATTTCTTTGATTTTCAGTGATTATAAGTTTCAAATTTTTAGTGAAGACAATTACGACAATGAGAATTATTATTTAAAATATACTTCAAATATTCGTGATTATAGCCTAAAATACGATTGGACATATTATCCTTCTCCAAGTCATACAGTTCGTTTTGGAATGCAAAGTACGCTACATCGTTTTACACCAAGTGCATTTGTGATTAAAGAACCTGATTTCGAATATGATCCTTCTAGAAATACGAAATATGATGTTATCGAATCGGCTATTTATGTAGAAGATGATTGGCAAATAACTGATAAGTTTAGAGTAAACGCTGGTTTAAGATTGAGTAATTTGTTAGATGTCAGTACCAAAAATAAAGACGAAGAAAACAAAAGTTATCATGGAATTGAACCACGAATAGCAGCAGCTTATCGACTTACATCTACACTTGCTTTGAAGGGTTCTTATGCACTAATGAATCAGTATATTCATCAACTTTCAAATACAGGAATCGGACTTCCAACAGATTTATGGGTGCCTTCAACAGCAAGAGTACAGCCTCAACAATCTCAACAAGTTGCAGCAGGAATAGCTAAAGATTTTAAAGAAACAGGGCTTACTCTTTCGGTAGAATCGTATTATAAAATTTCCAAAGATGTAATTGGCTACAAAGAAGGCGCAAATTTTCTTCTTATAGACGATCCTTATAGTTCTGAATCTTTTGATTGGCAAGATGCTATCACTCGTGGAAAAGGGCGTGCTTATGGATTAGAAATCTTGTTACAAAAAAAGAAAGGTAAATTTACAGGTTGGGTAGGATATACACTTGCCAAAACAGAACAGCAATTTGATGATTTGAATAATTCTAAGTGGTTTTCTCCTCGTTTTGATATTCGTCATGATTTTTCTATTACAGGAAGTTATAAAATCAATGATAAAATTAATCTTTCTGCTAACTGGGTTTTTCGTACTGGTGCGCCTGTTACGATGCCTAAAAATTCGTTTAATCCTTTTACTCACTCTCCTAATGTTGAAGGTGTAAATAATTATAATTTTATTAGTTCAGTAGCTAATTATGGAGAAAAGAATAGTTTCAGAATGCAAAATTATAATCGTTTGGATATAGCTGCACAATTCAAAAAAGAAAAAAAATGGGGTGTCAGAACGTGGGAAGTCGGTGTTTATAATGCGTATAGTCGTATGAATCCATTTTTCTATATACTCAATAGTCAAAATGAGGCTGGAGAAAATGTAGAAACTGTGCAAAAAGTTGCTCTCTTTCCTATTATTCCTTCTATTACTTATAATTTTAAATTCTAAAAATCTTAATTCTAAATTTATTGTGAAAAATATCATAAAATCAATTTTATTTATCTTAATCAGCCTTTTTTTACTTCCAAGTTGTGGTGATTTTTTGGAAGATGTCGATGTGAAAGGTGATAATGAAATTGCCGTCGTAGGATTTATTTCTCCAGATGATTCGCTTGTTCAGGTTGCCCTTTATAGAGCTATTGGAATTGGACAAGAAAGAAATGAAGAGGAAGGAGAAGACTATATTCAAAATGCTGTAGTTCGTATTTCAGATGGTCAAAATAGCTATGTAATGAATTATGGGAAAAATCCTTATGGCTTTGAGGATTTGGGAAATGGTTATTTTAACTATTCTTTTGAGAAACCTCAATTTACTTATCAAATCGAAAATTCTATATTGAATGTAAGTGAAGGAAAAACATACACTTTAGAAATAGAAACTGATAAAGGCGAAAAATTGAGTGCAAAGTGTACTGTTCCTGTTGGAAAAGTAACTCCTATTGTGAATCTAACAAAATTCAATGAGCAAGAATATAATTATGAAGCTCAATGGGAAGATAATTTCAATACAACAAATTATTACAGACTGGAAGCCTATCAACCTTCTGGTGGAACTGGACAAACTAGAACTTTGTATTTTGAGAACAATTATTTTAAAAGCCAAGAAGGACGCAACACTATAACCTATAAACCAGAAGATAAAATTTATTTTTATGACTATCCTTATGTTACAACTTACTTGATGAAAACAGATGAAAATTATTATCGTTATCACAAATCAGTAGAAGATGCTTATAATAATGAAGGAAACCCATTTGGTGAACCAATTATTATTCATTCAAATATCAAAAATGGAATTGGTTGTTTTGGAGCTTATATTATTGCTAAAGTAATTACAAGAAACTAATAATTTCTTTTTTCATCTTATAAAAACCGTTTAAAAATCTTTGAATGAAGAGTTTTGAACGGTTTTTTTATGATTTACTCAATAGAAACAATTCTAAAATGTAAAATAAATTTTACAAA
This is a stretch of genomic DNA from Bernardetia sp. MNP-M8. It encodes these proteins:
- a CDS encoding DUF4249 domain-containing protein; translated protein: MKNIIKSILFILISLFLLPSCGDFLEDVDVKGDNEIAVVGFISPDDSLVQVALYRAIGIGQERNEEEGEDYIQNAVVRISDGQNSYVMNYGKNPYGFEDLGNGYFNYSFEKPQFTYQIENSILNVSEGKTYTLEIETDKGEKLSAKCTVPVGKVTPIVNLTKFNEQEYNYEAQWEDNFNTTNYYRLEAYQPSGGTGQTRTLYFENNYFKSQEGRNTITYKPEDKIYFYDYPYVTTYLMKTDENYYRYHKSVEDAYNNEGNPFGEPIIIHSNIKNGIGCFGAYIIAKVITRN
- a CDS encoding TonB-dependent receptor, with the protein product MSSKSILKEFFLSLCLSFQTVKKTSFLILLLVACFFSIPVFSQTPTTNSTTKKHTISGFVREVESSETLIGVSIYNPKTKQGTVTNSYGFYSLTLQEDTVSLIYSYIGYEAQAHQIILDKDINLDISLDFDEALEAVVIVADKDSEPISEQVQMSQVSIPVEQIKDIPALLGEKDVIKALQLLPGVQGGTEGSSGLYVRGGNNDQNLILLDEAPVYNASHLFGFFSVFNGDAIKQVELTKGGFPARYGGRLSSVLDMRLKEGNKNKVSGEGGIGLISSRLLLEVPVVKDKSSFIISGRRTYIDILTRPLMPKDFTVGYYFYDLNAKFNYDFSRKDKLFVSGYFGRDKFYARDNYSSNNQNESFESGINWGNATTTVRWNHLYNNKLFSNISLIFSDYKFQIFSEDNYDNENYYLKYTSNIRDYSLKYDWTYYPSPSHTVRFGMQSTLHRFTPSAFVIKEPDFEYDPSRNTKYDVIESAIYVEDDWQITDKFRVNAGLRLSNLLDVSTKNKDEENKSYHGIEPRIAAAYRLTSTLALKGSYALMNQYIHQLSNTGIGLPTDLWVPSTARVQPQQSQQVAAGIAKDFKETGLTLSVESYYKISKDVIGYKEGANFLLIDDPYSSESFDWQDAITRGKGRAYGLEILLQKKKGKFTGWVGYTLAKTEQQFDDLNNSKWFSPRFDIRHDFSITGSYKINDKINLSANWVFRTGAPVTMPKNSFNPFTHSPNVEGVNNYNFISSVANYGEKNSFRMQNYNRLDIAAQFKKEKKWGVRTWEVGVYNAYSRMNPFFYILNSQNEAGENVETVQKVALFPIIPSITYNFKF
- a CDS encoding SpoIIE family protein phosphatase produces the protein MKYFHSLLFVVLVHSVLLCCSSVYAQQYFFRNYGIKHGLPQSEIPTSQAVVEDLKGRIWVGTNGGGIGLLEQDKYRVFDEKDGLNSNLISAIAAAPDSSIWILSQNRSISNYDGKAFTSYPELEDKLSVGGRVAIDEWNNVWVLAFGGGEDIKNILYWKPNNQKTFRKYNQIGFQRTDLSLISLKNSKKFQTYITYGKDIFVFNGQEFEKKEYPKSISDSLNTRILILAHQDYQDNHWIWSSDKSNEESKLFFYNNKTKNAQEVRFPKHLIPDGFSPVSEWQVLLATDNKLYISAHLINKVFVFEKNNLNKIKFLKSYSKDNGLEGILAESGVLFEDFYGTVWVAAHGEGLIRLPKDRFTNFTPQEGLEGNVIFSVLSDKQNRVWVGSYRSGITLIEEDKIDKVSTVLEANSKYGRISAFWNYQDTMYAASAVGILKITENKYTKTFAVQNVNRRFGLDEETYIRNLVKIDNILWICMQTTGLVGYDLVTKKVKYRFTKEITDANSVMDIAKDSKGNYWLATFNGLIKWDGKGTSETHFKRYSKKEGLGDNLLLQLHVDSRDVVWIVAYTGGLNRFDGEKFQIYQTAQGLSSNLVYSILPVKDKLNEFWIGTQRGLNKLYLKPNGEIINIEKYTKEDGLFAEETNGKAIHEDLKGNIWLGHIKGISRCNFSDEKKYIAPHTFISELNLFLEQTNWKDSTYIKQYKSLSAWNNLPQNLELEAEQNKINFSFYTANLSSPQDIEYQWQLVGSDKEWLAPTQKTEANYSNLSAGKYIFEVRSRVGKDEQWGEISSFAFQIHPHWWQTLGVKIGVVFLIFGLSFWTVRFYTASLKRSKTELENIVNKRTIEVVKQKDEILEKNNELETQQQKLEEAYTNIQEKNNNITASITYAKRIQDAMMPSEEDVCKYFSDCFVFYKPRDIVSGDFYWVTEKENKVIIAAVDCTGHGVPGAFMSVIGNNLLYETVKIQGITSPAKILDTLNESVRRYLNQNKNRNRDGMDMSICSIDKNTKTLTFAGAKNPLLHIYDNQIVRIRGDRYPIGGFNIKQEPFKEHIIEIKEDSIFYMYSDGFQDQFGGPQGTKYMSKRFQNFLKDISTLPAKQQKRELKKELREWQFNGHEKQIDDILVIGFRV
- a CDS encoding SpoIIE family protein phosphatase, with translation MKNLYIFLLLISCCFWLSSNLFAQQYLFRTYGLEHGLPQSELPTPQAGITDSRDRIWIGTNGGGLALLEQNKYRVFGIKDGLNSNLISSIVEDTKGNIWILSQNKNISKYDGINFTSFPELNGTMSLGGTLSIDKWQNVWVMANGGGVGINNTLYWKPKDEKIFREYKQPNLGNLPAPALFLTHTSDFETYLTHKGKCYVFNGKKFEEVIYPKTVASDSLFRNKNLFLTHKDHNKNHWIWTTDITTGLNDLLFFDTKKREYDKIKFPQNRIQAGLAPNIAWQVFVASDDKVYVVAHPINTIFVFDKNHNFLNSYGAVNGFTGIMGGSGTIFEDKYGVVWVGTRGKGIVQLPREKFTNYTAKDGLQGEIIFSVHEDTKNRIWLGSSAGGVTLYENNNLKTIIPVLSGFARMSGFLQMDSTTYAATGAGVLEIKEDTKKNTFIANLINQKFGFPAGTFARSIVEIDSIIWVGTQGSGVVGYDLKDDSLKYTFGQNELGGTSVMDTKQDSKGNYWFATFAGLVKWDGKGTQKSNFQRFTTQDGLGDNLLLQLYIDKKDIIWIIAYSGGLNRFDGKTFQIYQTPQGLSSDIIYSILPIKNKLDQFWIGTQLGLNKAYFRSDGKLMRVEKYGKEEGFFGDESNSKAIFEDSKGNIWVGHLNGVTKCDFSQDKKVVLPKTFISEVNLSLNQTSWSDSAYIDYFDSISAWNNLPQNLTLSAEQNTLNFDFYSTDFSNPKAIQYQWWLEGLNKDWLIPTDKTEATYSNLPAKKYIFHVRSRLGEDGEWGEEATFEFKIEPYWYQTWTARILGLLLVVGIVFGLINWRTSSLEASRKRLSRLVEERTVEVVNRNNEILDKNQELEAQQLKLADAYDNIQEKNKNITASINYAKRIQDAMLPSDERVKTILEDSFVFYQPRDIVSGDFYWLAEVENKIVIAAVDCTGHGVPGAFMSVIGSNLLYEIVESKRILSPAKILDALNENVRRHLNQAKTNNRDGMDMSICVIDKETNILTFAGAKNPLLHVHDNQAEIIKGDRFPVGGFDKHGQKPFKEHTIIPREDSVFYIYSDGFQDQFGGLEKRKYMSRRFQEYLKSISSLPIKKQNIAIATEFKEWKDSGNEHQIDDVLVIGFKI